TTCAGCCCCTTGTGGTACAGGCTGGCCACGTAGGAGGTGTCGGCTGCCGCGCCCTTGCGCGATTCCAGTACTTCCGCCAGGCGGGACAGGGTATCGGTCATGTTCAGTGTCCAGAGTGATAGATGGCGTCCGGGTCCTTGAGCACCGGGTCGACGGTTTTCCAGTCGCCGTTCTCGAAGACGCGGTAGAAGCAGCTTTCCCGGCCAGTGTGGCAGGCGATGCCGCCCAGTTGCTCGACCATCAGGATGATGACGTCGGCGTCGCAGTCCAGGCGCAGCTCGTGGAGCTTCTGCACATGGCCCGATTCCTCGCCCTTGCGCCACAGTTTGCCGCGCGAACGTGACCAGTAGATGGCGCGGTTCTCGGCGGCGGTGAGGGCCAGCGATTCGCGGTTCATCCAGGCCATCATCAATACACGGCCGGTCTTGTGGTCCTGCGCGATCGCAGGCACCAGGCCATCGCTGTTCCAGTGAATCTC
The Pseudomonas sp. DTU_2021_1001937_2_SI_NGA_ILE_001 DNA segment above includes these coding regions:
- the hisI gene encoding phosphoribosyl-AMP cyclohydrolase: MKDWLDEIHWNSDGLVPAIAQDHKTGRVLMMAWMNRESLALTAAENRAIYWSRSRGKLWRKGEESGHVQKLHELRLDCDADVIILMVEQLGGIACHTGRESCFYRVFENGDWKTVDPVLKDPDAIYHSGH